In Bdellovibrio sp. GT3, one genomic interval encodes:
- a CDS encoding PilZ domain-containing protein — protein sequence MSAKRFKTKENAKLEVYGHIGNSEAKMRNLSATGAYLEVNHGEYVPRKGDLLNLTVELNSLKRVYNVAAEVIWSNGLGLGICFIHKDDILERMMAKAGVF from the coding sequence ATGAGCGCTAAACGCTTTAAGACGAAAGAAAACGCAAAGCTCGAGGTTTACGGCCATATCGGAAACTCCGAGGCTAAAATGCGTAATCTGTCTGCGACCGGCGCCTATCTCGAAGTGAACCACGGCGAATACGTCCCAAGAAAAGGGGACCTTCTAAACCTCACTGTCGAACTGAACTCCTTAAAGCGCGTCTACAATGTGGCCGCGGAAGTAATCTGGAGTAATGGATTGGGACTTGGCATATGTTTCATCCATAAAGACGACATCCTGGAAAGAATGATGGCCAAGGCTGGCGTTTTTTAA